One genomic window of Numida meleagris isolate 19003 breed g44 Domestic line chromosome 1, NumMel1.0, whole genome shotgun sequence includes the following:
- the RIC8B gene encoding synembryn-B isoform X2 — translation MQLLMRLAKLDAVEDPLERVSEFPVIVEALKCLCNIIFNSTVAQKLSLELNLAAMLCNLLKKCKDRQLVGDIKCFDLRLLFLLSLLHTDIRSQLRQELQGVQVLTQALESSLNVRWTEEYKAAEDHDRPPLSLQETNCAIEALKALFNVTLDSWNVHSKNESHQFRYMAAILRYCLLTTGPTEDKTEELHSNAINLLSNVPVSCLDVLISPSSQEETDIKYNGMNMGAIQILLDFMEKRIDKGSSYREGLTPVLSLLTQCCRTHRNIRKFIKAQVLPPLRDVSSRPEVGTTVRNKLVRLMTHVDLGVKQIAAEFLFVLCKERVDSLLKYTGYGNAAGLLAARGLLAGGRGDHWYSDDEDTDTEEYKSAKPNINLITGHLEEPMPNPMDEMTEEQKEYEAMKLVNMFDKLSRDELIKPMGVRPDGTMAPLEEAVSQYHTNKQDSSDSD, via the exons ATGCAGCTCCTTATGAGACTAGCAAAGCTGGATGCTGTGGAAGATCCTTTGGAGAGGGTGTCTGAATTTCCTGTTATAGTAGAAGCTTTAAAATGCCTCtgtaatataatttttaatagcACTGTTGCACAGAAGCTCAGTTTGGAACTGAATCTTGCAGCCATGCTCTGCAATCTtctgaaaaaatgcaaggaCCGGCAGCTGGTTGGTGACATTAAATGCTTCGATTTGCgtcttctcttcctcttgtcGCTTCTGCACACAGATATTAGATCGCAGTTGCGTCAGGAACTACAAGGGGTGCAGGTTTTGACTCAGGCTTTGGAAAGCTCCCTGAATGTAAGATGGACAGAAGAATATAAAGCAGCGGAAGATCACGACAGGCCGCCTTTATCTTTGCAAGAGACAAATTGTGCCATTGAGGCACTGAAGGCTCTTTTTAATGTAACGCTTGACAGCTGGAATGTCCACAGCAAG aaTGAATCTCATCAATTTCGTTACATGGCTGCCATCCTTCGATACTGCTTATTAACCACGGGCCCCACTGAAGACAAAACTGAAGAGTTGCACAG CAATGCAATCAACCTGTTAAGCAATGTTCCCGTCTCTTGCTTGGATGTCCTCATTAGTCCATCATCCCAGGAGGAAACAGATATAAAATACAATGGTATGAATATGGGAGCCATCCAGATTTTACTGGATTTCATGGAAAAGAGGATTGACAAG gGAAGCAGCTATAGAGAAGGTCTGACTCCAGTTCTCAGTTTATTAACTCAGTGCTGCCGAACTCATAGGAATATCAGGAAGTTTATCAAAGCTCAG GTACTGCCTCCTCTAAGAGACGTATCGAGTCGTCCAGAAGTTGGCACAACAGTGAGAAACAAGCTTGTGCGCCTTATGACGCATGTTGACCTTGGAGTAAAGCAAATTgcagcagaatttctttttgttctttgtaaagAGAGAG TTGACAGCTTGTTAAAATATACAGGCTACGGTAACGCGGCAGGATTGTTGGCAGCAAGGGGCCTGTTAGCAGGGGGAAGAGGAGATCATTGGTACTCGGATGATGAAGATACAGATACTGAAGAATACAAATCTGCAAAGCCCAA CATTAACCTTATCACTGGTCACTTAGAAGAACCCATGCCCAATCCAATGGATGAAATGAcggaagaacaaaaagaatatgAAGCTATGAAGCTTGTCAACATGTTTGATAAACTTTCCAG